In Paraburkholderia sprentiae WSM5005, a genomic segment contains:
- a CDS encoding amidase has protein sequence MNAHSFYRPVSGLNLLSRIGNDPQGRDRLMLDTLARIEAVDRDIGAMTAVARREAAMASAAAAHGPLAGLPIAIKDIFDTHDLVTSYGSPIYERYRPRSDAAIVTLLRRKGAVIVGKTVTSEFAYMAPPATRNPCDIQRTPGGSSSGSAAAVAAGMVPYAVGSQTGGSTIRPASFCGIAGYKPTFGLLPTVGMKCFSWSFDTVGLFAAGVRDVAYLAQVLSDRQLAVDGITAGPVFGVPDSYPWTEPSANASAALDTAVRAIEDAGGRVRRVRFGSWMAAMVAAHDTIQRYEAYQSLGFEYDRHRGDLSPMLAGFLERAATIDAATYTKARVLMGEAKDSLAELFNGVTGLLTPSAPDEAPDGLDSTGDPAFNRNWTLLGCPCVNVPGLWGARGGPIGVQVIGRPWDDARCLDAAAFVEQAIAAASGRRRAT, from the coding sequence ATGAACGCACACTCATTTTATCGGCCGGTTTCGGGGCTGAATCTGCTCTCGCGAATCGGCAACGATCCGCAAGGGCGCGATCGCCTGATGCTCGATACGCTAGCGCGCATCGAGGCGGTCGACCGCGACATCGGCGCCATGACGGCCGTCGCCCGGCGCGAAGCCGCGATGGCCTCGGCGGCTGCCGCGCACGGGCCGCTGGCAGGGCTGCCCATCGCGATAAAAGATATTTTCGACACCCACGATCTGGTCACCAGTTACGGATCGCCGATCTACGAGCGCTACCGGCCCAGGTCCGATGCGGCGATCGTGACACTGTTGCGCCGCAAGGGCGCTGTCATCGTGGGCAAGACCGTCACCAGCGAATTCGCCTACATGGCGCCGCCCGCCACGCGCAACCCGTGCGATATACAGCGCACGCCTGGCGGATCGTCCTCGGGCTCGGCGGCTGCCGTCGCCGCCGGCATGGTGCCGTACGCGGTGGGTTCGCAAACCGGTGGCTCGACCATCCGGCCCGCGTCGTTCTGCGGTATTGCCGGCTACAAGCCGACGTTCGGCCTGCTGCCGACCGTCGGCATGAAATGCTTCTCCTGGTCGTTCGACACGGTTGGCCTGTTTGCCGCGGGCGTGCGCGACGTGGCCTATCTCGCGCAGGTCCTGTCGGACCGTCAACTGGCGGTGGACGGCATCACGGCCGGCCCGGTGTTCGGCGTCCCCGACAGCTACCCGTGGACCGAACCGTCGGCCAATGCCAGCGCCGCGCTCGACACCGCCGTACGGGCCATCGAGGATGCCGGCGGCCGGGTCCGGCGGGTCCGCTTCGGGTCGTGGATGGCCGCCATGGTGGCCGCACACGACACGATTCAGCGCTACGAAGCGTATCAATCGCTGGGATTCGAGTACGATCGTCATCGCGGCGATCTCTCGCCGATGCTCGCCGGGTTTCTTGAACGTGCGGCCACGATCGATGCGGCGACCTATACCAAAGCGCGCGTGTTGATGGGCGAGGCGAAGGACAGCCTCGCCGAACTCTTCAACGGCGTGACCGGCTTGCTGACGCCAAGCGCGCCGGACGAGGCGCCCGATGGGCTGGACTCGACAGGAGATCCAGCGTTCAATCGTAACTGGACCTTGCTAGGATGCCCGTGCGTGAATGTTCCTGGACTTTGGGGCGCGCGCGGCGGTCCGATCGGCGTGCAGGTGATCGGCCGGCCTTGGGACGATGCACGTTGCCTCGACGCCGCTGCGTTTGTCGAGCAGGCTATCGCGGCGGCGTCGGGACGTCGCCGCGCGACGTAG
- a CDS encoding transporter substrate-binding domain-containing protein: MRAAAAADGQESSAGEGWRIGVLYSRTGVTAATESEHFFGTALAIEEVNAAGGVDGRLLEPVAYDPKSDPDEYRRLATRLLQEDDVTVIFGCSTSSSRKAVLPVIERNNALLWYCSIYEGFEYSPNVIYTGAVPNQNSMQLAAYLLRNHGRRFFLVGADYIYPRESNRIMRDMVEEHGGEIVDEVYLPSDADPSALGEVVRQIKAVEPDVVFSTLIGRGARAFYQLYREHGIDPARIPIASLTMTEGETRMIGTELCGGHIVSASYVNSLGNESNRRFLKSWLARFGPQPASMWSEMAYNQVHLFALALARTGSLDTARLVEAARDVEFDSPEGLLRIDPENNHAILTPRIAICRPDGAFDVVWEGRSPIKPDPYLTSYGFAEFWLDGEPA, from the coding sequence ATGCGTGCGGCCGCTGCGGCAGACGGGCAGGAAAGCAGCGCAGGCGAGGGCTGGCGCATTGGCGTCCTGTACTCGCGCACCGGCGTGACCGCGGCCACCGAGTCCGAGCATTTCTTCGGCACCGCGCTTGCGATCGAAGAGGTCAACGCAGCCGGGGGCGTCGATGGGCGTCTGCTCGAACCGGTCGCGTACGATCCGAAGAGCGATCCCGATGAATACCGGCGGCTCGCCACCCGCCTGCTGCAGGAAGACGACGTGACCGTGATTTTCGGCTGTTCGACATCGTCGAGCCGAAAGGCGGTGTTGCCGGTGATCGAACGAAACAACGCGCTGCTGTGGTACTGCTCGATCTACGAGGGGTTCGAGTATTCGCCGAACGTGATCTACACGGGGGCGGTACCGAACCAGAACAGCATGCAGTTGGCCGCCTATCTGCTGCGCAATCACGGCCGTCGTTTTTTCCTGGTGGGCGCCGACTACATCTATCCGCGGGAATCGAATCGCATCATGCGCGATATGGTGGAGGAGCATGGCGGAGAAATCGTCGACGAAGTTTACTTGCCCAGCGACGCCGATCCTTCGGCACTGGGAGAGGTCGTGCGGCAGATCAAGGCCGTCGAGCCCGATGTGGTTTTCTCCACCCTGATTGGCCGGGGCGCGCGTGCTTTCTATCAGTTGTACCGCGAACACGGCATCGACCCTGCTCGAATCCCCATCGCCAGCCTGACGATGACGGAAGGCGAAACACGCATGATCGGCACAGAACTGTGCGGCGGCCATATCGTTTCTGCGAGCTATGTCAACTCTCTCGGCAACGAGAGCAACCGGCGCTTCCTGAAATCCTGGCTGGCACGCTTCGGCCCTCAGCCGGCCAGCATGTGGTCCGAGATGGCCTACAACCAGGTGCATCTGTTTGCGCTCGCCCTGGCCCGCACGGGGAGTCTCGATACGGCCCGGCTGGTAGAGGCGGCCCGCGACGTCGAATTCGATTCTCCCGAGGGGCTGCTGAGAATCGACCCCGAGAACAACCATGCGATCCTCACCCCGCGCATCGCCATTTGCCGGCCGGACGGTGCGTTCGACGTGGTGTGGGAAGGCCGCAGTCCGATCAAGCCGGACCCCTATCTGACATCGTATGGTTTCGCCGAGTTCTGGCTCGACGGAGAACCGGCATGA
- a CDS encoding ANTAR domain-containing response regulator — protein MTTGARRLFDDLRTLRVLVIHPPGDDRSVLEEQLRRIGCPVRVLWPFPSQLPVDVDVIFFLVGQELRSAGNWCAADTEATLIALSDYENPTALKMLVDTQAHGVITKPYRSNGILSTLVLARASSGYQQRLHHKIGKLEEAFKARRHIEKASRILMDAHRLSESDAYEHMRSRATSLRVTVGEIATMVIDAHEAMDKLGLGKAPRP, from the coding sequence ATGACGACGGGTGCGCGTCGGCTGTTTGACGATCTGCGCACGCTGCGCGTCCTCGTGATCCATCCGCCCGGGGACGATCGCAGCGTCCTCGAAGAGCAGTTGCGCCGGATTGGTTGCCCGGTGCGCGTCCTCTGGCCGTTTCCTTCGCAACTCCCCGTCGATGTCGACGTGATTTTCTTTCTCGTCGGTCAGGAGCTTCGAAGCGCAGGCAACTGGTGCGCGGCCGACACCGAAGCGACGCTGATTGCCCTGTCCGATTACGAGAATCCTACGGCCTTGAAAATGCTCGTCGATACCCAGGCGCACGGCGTGATCACGAAGCCGTATCGCTCCAACGGTATTCTCAGCACGCTGGTGCTGGCACGCGCATCCTCCGGCTACCAGCAGCGACTGCATCACAAGATCGGCAAGCTGGAAGAGGCATTCAAGGCACGGCGCCATATCGAGAAGGCCAGCCGCATCCTGATGGATGCGCATCGGCTAAGCGAAAGCGACGCGTACGAACACATGCGTTCACGCGCCACGAGCCTGCGGGTCACGGTAGGCGAAATCGCGACCATGGTGATCGATGCACATGAGGCCATGGACAAACTCGGCCTGGGAAAAGCACCTAGGCCTTGA
- a CDS encoding helix-turn-helix transcriptional regulator, with product MKICLSPKEVAQALSLSSSTVQQLVREKAFPGPRLLSGRRIG from the coding sequence ATGAAAATCTGTCTCTCTCCGAAAGAAGTGGCTCAGGCACTCTCTCTGTCCTCGTCGACCGTACAGCAACTGGTTCGCGAGAAAGCGTTTCCCGGGCCACGGCTGCTATCGGGGCGGAGGATAGGGTGA
- a CDS encoding efflux RND transporter permease subunit has translation MRIVRLALRRPYTFVVLAVLILIVGPLAILRTPTDIFANIDIPVVSIFWTYNGFLTTGCCSD, from the coding sequence ATGCGGATTGTCCGGCTCGCGCTGCGCCGCCCATATACCTTCGTGGTCCTCGCCGTACTGATCCTTATCGTCGGCCCGCTTGCGATACTGCGCACGCCGACCGATATCTTCGCGAACATCGATATCCCGGTGGTCAGCATCTTCTGGACATACAACGGCTTTTTAACGACCGGCTGTTGCTCGGATTGA
- a CDS encoding DUF4148 domain-containing protein: protein MKLLTAIAVAALSLPFGANAFAQTTSSGLTRAEVIAQLKQAQAEGLVPTSNSDYPPTAAEIARNREIYAIQHGTHGTAAIRTAGIPAAHPASE from the coding sequence ATGAAACTGCTTACCGCGATTGCCGTTGCTGCACTTAGCTTGCCGTTCGGCGCAAACGCTTTTGCTCAAACCACGTCGTCGGGATTGACACGCGCTGAAGTCATCGCGCAGTTGAAGCAGGCACAGGCCGAAGGGCTGGTGCCGACGTCCAATAGCGACTATCCGCCGACGGCCGCAGAGATCGCGCGCAATCGGGAGATCTATGCGATCCAGCATGGCACACACGGTACTGCCGCAATTCGCACGGCGGGCATCCCGGCGGCGCACCCGGCGTCGGAATAA
- a CDS encoding alpha/beta hydrolase produces the protein MKFTKLFVLACAAFVGVSGVALAGDDALAPRQVPAKTLPVPTDVSPELQKLIAAPLNPSWNVLWTTGEQWRAAANAQAAKAMQTLPAMRERLGVTVQPNTINGVRVYVVTPDVIPADHHDKVLIHIHGGCYELYPGEAGTNEAVIMAGLGHYKVISVDYRMPPEGYFPAALDDVETVYKAVLRSNDAKNVGVFGTSAGGALVLELMLRAKQEGLQMPGAIAPGTPMSDLTKTGDSFYTNEKVDNVLVSRDGFCDAAAVVYAHGHDLKDPLLSPVYGDMRGFPPAILTTGTRDLLLSNTIRVHRKLREAGVDAQLEVFDGMSHAQYQMDDRIPETKEAFGEITEFFNRHLGH, from the coding sequence ATGAAATTCACCAAGTTGTTTGTACTCGCGTGCGCTGCATTCGTGGGTGTTTCGGGCGTTGCGCTCGCCGGAGACGACGCGCTTGCCCCGCGGCAGGTGCCCGCGAAGACCCTGCCCGTGCCGACCGATGTCAGCCCTGAATTGCAAAAGCTCATCGCAGCGCCATTGAACCCCTCCTGGAATGTCCTATGGACGACGGGCGAGCAATGGAGAGCCGCTGCCAACGCGCAGGCCGCCAAGGCCATGCAAACGCTTCCGGCCATGCGGGAACGCCTCGGTGTGACGGTGCAGCCCAATACAATCAACGGTGTGAGGGTGTACGTCGTGACGCCCGATGTCATTCCGGCCGATCACCACGACAAGGTGCTAATTCACATTCATGGCGGCTGCTATGAGCTTTACCCGGGCGAGGCGGGCACGAACGAAGCCGTCATCATGGCGGGCCTGGGGCATTACAAGGTGATTTCTGTTGACTACCGGATGCCGCCTGAAGGTTACTTCCCCGCTGCGCTTGACGATGTCGAGACGGTCTACAAGGCGGTACTGCGGTCGAACGATGCGAAGAACGTGGGCGTTTTTGGGACCTCGGCGGGTGGTGCTTTGGTGCTGGAGCTGATGCTTCGCGCAAAACAGGAAGGCCTGCAAATGCCCGGCGCGATCGCGCCAGGTACGCCGATGTCGGACCTCACGAAGACTGGCGATTCGTTCTACACCAATGAGAAGGTCGACAACGTCCTGGTGTCACGCGATGGATTCTGCGATGCCGCTGCCGTGGTCTATGCGCACGGCCATGATCTCAAAGACCCACTGCTCTCACCCGTCTACGGAGACATGCGCGGTTTTCCGCCGGCTATCCTGACCACGGGAACCCGGGACCTGCTGCTTAGCAACACCATTCGTGTGCATCGGAAGCTTCGGGAGGCGGGTGTCGATGCACAACTCGAGGTCTTTGACGGCATGTCGCACGCGCAGTACCAAATGGATGACCGCATACCCGAGACAAAAGAAGCGTTTGGTGAAATTACCGAGTTCTTCAACAGGCACCTCGGTCATTGA
- a CDS encoding porin → MITDTKLNNAIAFPGGGTLTAANAAYVHFTNYEVNAHYSLTSALTLGAAYTFTDGKFDNAGNAASPKWNQLSLLSDYALSNRTDVYAVANWSHLSGGLNSAAPGNSSLTAFEGASSYVGGIAATKNQVVVGAGLRTRF, encoded by the coding sequence GTGATCACGGACACCAAGCTGAACAACGCAATCGCTTTCCCCGGCGGCGGTACGTTGACGGCTGCAAACGCCGCTTATGTTCATTTCACGAACTATGAAGTGAACGCGCATTACAGCCTTACCTCGGCATTGACCTTGGGCGCAGCTTACACGTTCACCGATGGCAAGTTCGACAATGCCGGGAACGCGGCATCGCCGAAGTGGAATCAGCTCAGCCTGTTGTCGGATTACGCCCTGTCGAATCGCACGGACGTGTATGCAGTCGCCAACTGGTCACACCTGAGCGGCGGTCTGAACTCGGCGGCACCGGGTAATTCGAGCTTGACTGCATTTGAAGGCGCAAGCTCCTATGTCGGCGGGATTGCGGCAACGAAGAACCAGGTGGTCGTGGGCGCTGGTCTGCGCACCCGCTTCTAA
- a CDS encoding winged helix-turn-helix transcriptional regulator: protein METNCYGGPHAAENPQKKTDDLARNVIEQIADKWTILVIDALGTHGEMRFSRLRDEVGGVSQKMLTKTLRQLERDGLVTRYVHPVIPPRVDYQLTPLGRSLLDKICGIWDWVEAHMTEMESARRQFDLGEKRTDRAPSNRDAESGSETRLE from the coding sequence ATGGAAACAAATTGCTACGGCGGCCCTCACGCCGCCGAGAACCCACAGAAGAAAACCGATGACCTCGCGCGCAACGTCATCGAGCAGATCGCCGACAAGTGGACGATCCTCGTGATCGACGCGCTGGGCACCCATGGCGAGATGCGTTTCTCGCGGCTACGCGACGAGGTGGGGGGCGTCAGTCAGAAGATGCTCACGAAGACCTTGCGGCAACTCGAGCGCGACGGTCTCGTCACGCGCTATGTGCATCCTGTAATACCGCCTCGTGTCGACTATCAGTTGACGCCGCTAGGACGCAGTCTGCTCGACAAGATCTGTGGGATCTGGGACTGGGTGGAAGCGCATATGACGGAAATGGAATCGGCGCGACGGCAGTTCGATCTCGGCGAAAAGCGTACCGATCGCGCGCCTTCGAACCGTGACGCGGAGTCCGGCTCAGAAACGCGCCTGGAATAG
- a CDS encoding aldo/keto reductase, with product MTIETIEVEGLSTPVSRIGLGTWAIGGWMWGGTDEKDSIAVIRRALDSGVNLIDTAPAYGFGASEEIVGKALADGYRHKAVIATKVALEWQDGKVFRNASPERIRHEVEDTLRRLRTDYIDLYQVHWPDPLVPIEETAAVLDDLRKEGKVRALGVSNFSAAQMDAFRRVAPLSTTQPPYNLFERDIDRDVLPYVKQHGLVALAYGALCRGLLAGRIGAETRFEGDDLRQHDPKFRAPRRQQYVDAVKALNVFARDNFDKSVLALAVRWVLDRGPTIALWGARRPSQLDGLEAAFGWRLDDKAFAQIDAIVSQFVKDPVGPEFMAPPQRVLVS from the coding sequence ATGACTATTGAAACAATTGAAGTTGAGGGTTTATCGACGCCCGTCTCGCGTATCGGCCTGGGCACGTGGGCGATCGGCGGATGGATGTGGGGCGGCACGGATGAGAAGGACTCGATTGCGGTGATCCGCCGGGCGCTCGACAGCGGCGTGAACCTTATCGACACGGCGCCGGCGTACGGCTTCGGCGCGTCGGAGGAAATCGTCGGCAAAGCGCTGGCCGATGGATATCGCCATAAGGCAGTCATCGCGACTAAAGTCGCTCTCGAATGGCAGGACGGCAAGGTATTTCGCAATGCTTCGCCGGAGCGTATTCGTCATGAAGTAGAGGATACACTTCGGCGCTTGCGGACAGATTACATCGATCTGTACCAGGTTCATTGGCCCGATCCGCTCGTGCCAATCGAAGAGACGGCCGCGGTGCTGGACGACCTGCGCAAGGAAGGCAAGGTTCGCGCGCTCGGCGTCAGCAATTTCTCCGCGGCGCAAATGGACGCGTTCCGTCGCGTGGCGCCGCTGTCCACCACCCAGCCGCCTTATAACCTGTTTGAACGCGACATCGACCGCGACGTGCTGCCTTATGTGAAACAGCATGGGCTGGTTGCACTCGCCTATGGCGCACTGTGCCGCGGCTTGCTGGCAGGGCGCATCGGTGCCGAGACGCGTTTCGAGGGCGACGATCTGCGTCAACATGACCCGAAGTTCCGTGCGCCGCGTCGTCAGCAGTATGTCGACGCTGTGAAAGCACTGAACGTCTTCGCGCGCGATAACTTCGACAAGTCGGTGCTTGCGCTTGCCGTGCGCTGGGTGCTGGACCGCGGCCCGACGATCGCGCTGTGGGGTGCGCGCCGTCCGTCGCAACTGGACGGACTCGAAGCCGCGTTCGGCTGGCGACTCGACGACAAGGCCTTCGCGCAAATCGACGCGATCGTCTCGCAATTCGTCAAGGACCCGGTAGGTCCGGAGTTTATGGCACCGCCGCAACGTGTTCTGGTGTCGTGA
- a CDS encoding high-potential iron-sulfur protein, which produces MRTNRRNFIVHTVGAAALAMTGGTAWAAPTQLQEGDPAAQALGYRTDASRVDHAKYPRFSANQRCSNCQFYQGKPVDTSALCALFGAKQVSGAGWCNAYQARA; this is translated from the coding sequence ATGCGAACCAATCGACGAAATTTCATTGTGCATACCGTTGGCGCCGCGGCGCTGGCAATGACCGGCGGCACGGCGTGGGCCGCGCCTACGCAGCTTCAGGAAGGCGATCCGGCCGCGCAGGCGCTCGGCTACCGGACCGACGCATCGCGTGTCGATCACGCGAAATATCCGCGCTTCAGCGCCAACCAGCGCTGCTCGAATTGCCAGTTTTATCAGGGCAAGCCAGTCGACACGAGCGCGCTTTGCGCGCTGTTCGGTGCGAAGCAGGTGAGCGGCGCGGGATGGTGCAACGCCTATCAGGCGAGAGCCTGA
- a CDS encoding (2Fe-2S)-binding protein has protein sequence MMELIVNGVHHNVDADANMPLLWAVRDLLGLHGTKFGCGVGACGACTVHLDGVAVRSCVTALADVQGKPVTTIEGLGKGGDHPVQRAWKAANVPQCGYCQPGQIMQAASLLKQTPKPSDEQIVEAMSGNVCRCGTYQRIKAAIKAAASEA, from the coding sequence TTGATGGAACTCATTGTGAACGGCGTGCATCACAACGTCGATGCGGATGCGAATATGCCGCTGCTGTGGGCAGTCCGTGATCTGCTCGGGCTGCACGGTACCAAGTTCGGTTGCGGGGTCGGTGCGTGCGGCGCATGCACGGTCCATCTGGACGGTGTCGCTGTGCGTTCGTGTGTGACCGCACTGGCGGATGTTCAGGGCAAGCCCGTAACGACCATCGAGGGACTCGGCAAAGGCGGCGATCACCCGGTGCAGCGCGCGTGGAAAGCCGCCAATGTGCCGCAGTGCGGTTACTGCCAGCCGGGGCAGATCATGCAGGCCGCGTCGCTGCTCAAACAGACGCCGAAGCCGAGTGACGAGCAGATCGTCGAAGCGATGTCCGGCAATGTTTGCCGCTGTGGCACCTATCAACGCATCAAGGCCGCTATCAAGGCGGCGGCGTCGGAGGCGTGA
- a CDS encoding xanthine dehydrogenase family protein molybdopterin-binding subunit — MGEIVNMSRRGVLKGTLAGGVVLGLQIRGAGTAFAASVLSSANGAKGAFAPNVYVLVAPSGEIILVVHRSEMGTGIRTSLAMILADELDADWNAVKVVQAQGDAKYGDQNTDGSRSIRQFFQPLREAGGTARQMLVAAAAVQWRVAPATCHTEPGHVVHAASGRRVAYGALATAAARQPVPGRDALHLKDEGTWRYIGKSLPIVDLDDIVHGRATYGIDVVLPGMTYASIERSAVYGATLKSVDSTETMKVPGVLHVVRIPAAPLPAGFQPLGGIAVVATSTWAAMQGRRKLRLDWDLGPNASYDSQAYRKALEDSARQPGKIVRNNGDTAAALKSAAHHVSADYYVPHLAHAAMEPLAATASYANGAVEVWTATQNPQQARTTVAQVLGVQEPAVTINVTLLGGGFGRKSKPDYVAEAAFLSREVGAPVKLTWTREDDMHNDYFHAVCAQHMEGGLDAQGKTVAWLHRTVFPSISSTFKADVRYGAAGELGQGVTDMPYDVANVRCENGAASAHTRIGWYRSVYNIPHGFALGSFVDELAAAARQDPVQHLLTLLGTPRHVDLHALGVDYPNYGASIDEYPIDTARYAAVVRAVAVSSGWSTALPARHGRGIAVHRSFLSYVAAVAHVQVADDGSVRVTRVDLAVDCGRIVNPDRVVAQFEGAVVMALGNTLYSELTFRNGASEQSNFTDYQVARIDSVPETHVYIVPSDAPPGGVGEPGVPPTSAAICNAIFNATGHRIRALPVDTSVLKRT, encoded by the coding sequence ATGGGCGAAATCGTCAATATGAGCCGGCGCGGGGTGTTGAAAGGGACCTTGGCGGGCGGGGTTGTGCTGGGCTTGCAGATCCGCGGCGCGGGTACCGCGTTCGCGGCGAGCGTGCTGTCGTCCGCGAACGGCGCGAAAGGGGCTTTCGCACCGAACGTGTATGTCTTGGTCGCGCCGTCCGGCGAGATCATTCTGGTCGTGCATCGTTCGGAGATGGGGACCGGTATCCGCACCAGTCTCGCGATGATTCTTGCCGACGAACTCGACGCCGACTGGAACGCCGTCAAGGTCGTGCAGGCGCAAGGCGATGCGAAGTATGGCGACCAGAATACCGATGGCTCGCGCAGCATCCGCCAGTTCTTCCAGCCATTGCGCGAAGCAGGGGGCACGGCCCGGCAGATGCTCGTGGCGGCGGCCGCCGTGCAATGGCGCGTGGCGCCGGCGACCTGCCACACTGAGCCGGGTCATGTCGTGCACGCGGCGAGCGGGCGGCGCGTGGCCTACGGCGCGCTCGCAACGGCGGCGGCGCGTCAGCCGGTGCCGGGCCGTGACGCGCTGCATCTGAAAGACGAGGGTACCTGGCGCTATATCGGCAAGTCGCTGCCGATCGTCGATCTCGACGACATCGTCCACGGCCGGGCGACGTACGGTATCGATGTCGTGTTGCCCGGAATGACGTACGCGTCGATCGAACGTTCGGCGGTCTATGGCGCGACGCTCAAGAGCGTCGATTCGACGGAAACGATGAAAGTGCCCGGCGTGCTGCATGTGGTGCGCATTCCCGCTGCCCCGTTGCCAGCCGGTTTCCAGCCGCTGGGCGGCATCGCGGTGGTGGCAACCAGCACTTGGGCCGCGATGCAAGGGCGGCGGAAATTGAGGCTCGACTGGGACCTTGGGCCGAATGCATCGTATGACAGTCAGGCTTATCGCAAGGCGCTCGAGGACAGCGCGCGGCAGCCGGGCAAAATCGTTCGCAACAACGGCGACACAGCGGCTGCGCTAAAGAGCGCCGCCCACCATGTCTCGGCGGACTACTACGTGCCGCACCTGGCGCATGCGGCGATGGAGCCGCTCGCCGCGACCGCGTCCTATGCGAACGGTGCGGTTGAAGTATGGACCGCGACGCAGAATCCGCAGCAGGCTCGCACGACCGTGGCACAGGTGCTCGGCGTGCAGGAGCCGGCCGTGACGATCAATGTCACGTTACTGGGCGGCGGCTTCGGCCGCAAGTCCAAGCCTGACTACGTGGCCGAGGCGGCATTCCTGTCACGCGAGGTCGGCGCGCCCGTGAAGCTCACATGGACTCGCGAAGACGACATGCACAACGACTATTTCCATGCGGTGTGCGCCCAGCACATGGAAGGCGGGCTCGATGCGCAAGGCAAGACGGTTGCGTGGTTGCACCGCACTGTGTTTCCGTCCATCAGTTCGACGTTCAAGGCCGATGTCCGCTATGGGGCGGCGGGGGAATTGGGGCAGGGCGTGACCGATATGCCCTACGACGTCGCCAACGTGCGGTGTGAGAACGGCGCCGCCTCCGCACACACGCGCATCGGCTGGTATAGATCGGTGTACAACATTCCCCACGGCTTCGCGTTAGGGTCGTTCGTCGATGAGCTTGCGGCGGCCGCGCGGCAGGATCCGGTGCAGCACCTGCTCACGCTGCTCGGCACGCCGCGGCATGTCGATCTGCATGCACTAGGGGTCGATTACCCGAACTACGGCGCGTCGATCGACGAGTATCCGATCGACACCGCCCGCTATGCGGCCGTGGTTCGCGCAGTCGCCGTGAGCTCTGGATGGTCGACCGCATTGCCGGCGCGGCATGGGCGCGGGATTGCGGTACATCGCAGCTTCCTGAGCTATGTGGCCGCGGTCGCGCATGTGCAGGTGGCCGACGACGGTTCGGTGCGTGTAACACGCGTCGATCTGGCCGTCGACTGCGGGCGCATCGTCAATCCCGATCGGGTTGTTGCACAGTTCGAGGGCGCGGTGGTGATGGCGCTCGGCAACACGTTATACAGTGAACTCACTTTCCGCAACGGTGCGTCGGAGCAATCGAACTTCACGGACTACCAGGTCGCCCGTATCGATTCCGTTCCCGAGACACACGTGTATATCGTGCCGAGCGATGCGCCGCCTGGCGGTGTTGGCGAGCCGGGCGTGCCGCCGACTTCAGCGGCCATCTGCAATGCGATCTTCAACGCGACCGGTCACCGGATTCGTGCGTTGCCGGTGGATACGTCGGTGCTGAAACGGACGTAG
- a CDS encoding EAL domain-containing protein, producing MNTLPLVSAENRAAGLDDTNVILPTDLRHAGAGMLIRRSEAYVHYSKSVSKKEYNEVVFNDGNHGRSPFQRSATDAIRTPGCAVRCGSAAGCAVEMELLCAELALERTKGKLPPGKFLTINLGPDALTLAAEKLPLAGRQEVMFELTEHLPLNEAQGLRDAVERLRTIGIGLALDDTGCGFADLDTVRLLKPEIVKLCITVIRNADKGAPFAAAIRASAEQLCKLGCKVLAEGVETAAQHDALQSCGIELAQGWLYGKPAAVASLPGGR from the coding sequence TTGAATACGCTGCCGCTGGTAAGCGCGGAAAATCGCGCTGCGGGTCTGGATGACACGAATGTCATTTTGCCGACCGATTTGCGACATGCAGGAGCCGGTATGTTGATACGTCGCTCAGAGGCCTATGTGCATTATTCGAAGAGCGTAAGCAAGAAGGAATACAACGAGGTTGTCTTCAATGACGGAAATCACGGCCGTAGCCCTTTCCAGAGGTCCGCGACGGACGCCATTCGAACGCCCGGATGTGCTGTTCGATGCGGCTCTGCGGCCGGCTGTGCCGTGGAGATGGAATTATTGTGTGCCGAATTGGCTCTCGAGCGCACCAAAGGCAAGCTGCCGCCCGGGAAGTTTTTGACCATCAATCTGGGCCCGGATGCCTTGACGCTTGCTGCGGAAAAACTGCCGTTGGCAGGCCGGCAGGAAGTCATGTTCGAACTGACCGAGCACTTGCCGCTCAACGAAGCCCAAGGTTTGCGAGACGCGGTCGAACGCCTGCGTACCATCGGCATTGGTTTGGCCCTGGACGACACGGGCTGCGGGTTCGCAGACCTCGATACTGTCCGTCTGTTGAAGCCAGAAATCGTCAAACTGTGCATTACCGTGATCCGCAATGCCGATAAGGGTGCGCCCTTTGCAGCCGCTATTCGCGCGTCGGCGGAACAGCTCTGCAAGCTCGGCTGCAAGGTGCTTGCTGAAGGTGTCGAAACGGCAGCCCAGCATGACGCATTGCAGAGCTGCGGCATCGAACTTGCGCAAGGGTGGCTTTACGGCAAGCCGGCGGCCGTTGCGTCATTGCCAGGCGGCAGGTGA